The sequence TAGTGATCTGGGGCATGGGACTGCTGACCTGATGGTGCCTTTTTAGCACTGAGGATGGACTTCTTGTCACTAGTAGCCAGGATTCCTCTGAGTCATTCCTGGCTCTCATGCTCCTCATGAATCCCTGGGGCAGGCGGTCCATCACTCTATCATAGGTCTGTTTAGTTCAGAAGTAGGTAGTGCAGAGCCAAACGCTTCAGCCTTAAATGTTACCAACTCCCAGCCTTGCCTGTTTTGCCTATTGCAGGCACTAGATAATTACTAAATTACTGGAAAGGACATTCTAgcggcagggagggagagggtcTGTAAAGCTGACAGGCAACTGTATGCTGTTTGAGTGGGAGTCATGCATCATGTGCACTATGTTTTGGCAGGTTCAGGGTGGTATGAGGCCATCTGAATTTGCATGGGTGtatagtttaatttttaatatgtttgtTCCACTTTCTTTGTTAAACTGAAGGAAGGATCTACTTCACAACTGCCTTAGCCTGAAATCTTTAGCTGAAAACGTCCTGAACTGCCCACTTGACAAGTCTCCTCATGTGCGTTGCAGCAACTGGGAGGCAGAAGAACTGACCCAAGATCAGGTGGGTCCTCCACTTCAACTTAGTGTTTTGGGAGGAAAAGCAACCTTATTAGTAGAGAAGAGGCATTACAACAGGGAGATCTGAGCCTTTGAGTTCTGCCTCAAAACCTTATGTGTGACTGTGGTCTGAAGTTAATTTCAGACTCTGTGCCTGCATTTCCCTCCTTTTCAGTGCAGATATTTTTGTGCTGTTCTCCCTGCGTTCTTGatccttgttttcctttagtCCTGAAAGATCTGTAAGGGAAGATCCCTTGAAGAAGTGTTTGTGCACCCAAACCCTCAcctttttattactttctttCCTCCAATCTGTAGCAGTGAGTGCAATATTAGAGAGACACCCTGGAAACCTTGTTGACCATCTTTAGACCGTTATGGTTTCTCTGATTGCTCGCTTCCTTTACAGTCATGCTGCAGATGTCTACAAAATCAGTGACCAGTAGAGGGAGTGACAGGGTAAATAACCACACTGAATATTTGTAGACAGTATGTCAAAAGGGAGCTTTTTATTAGTTAGAGAGGGCTtggtggggcaggagggtgtTTAACGCCTGGCTGacctgaatttttttcagtcctttgcAGTTCCTGGGGGCACCCGTGAGTATTTCAAGTCTGACTGACCCTAAAAATGTGGGTTGCGGTGATGTTACGGAAGTGTCACTCAACTGCCAGAACTTTGTGTGAACTTCAAAAGGAAATATATCCAGCTTCTTGCTTTACTGTACCAACTGTTAAAGACTGATAATGTTTGGGAGTGTTTGCTGTTTGTCAGTATCTCGATGTCTACGTTTTTCTGCAGGTTCTATATGCTGCTAGGGATGCCCAGGTCTCAGTGGCTCTGTTCTTCCATTTGCTGGGATTTACCAGCCTCCCTGCTACATCTGAAGGTGAAAACTCTGCCGCTGCTTGGGAAAACGTGCTGGGTAAATGCAGGGGCTTGGTGGATATCCCATTTAGAGGAAGAAGGAGTGgcagcacaggagaggagaagagtGGAGAGGGACGCTCCcctcagaaaacaaagaatcGGAAATCTTCAGTGAATAGCCAGTCCTCTGGCAGTCAGCAAGTGAGAGATCCACGGAGGCAGAAGCGAAAGCCTCTGGGTGTGGGATATTCTGCACGGTAAGTCTATGAGCACATTTTACTCTTTGCACCACAGATGGAAAACTTTGAATGATGCCTCATGCTCTATTCATTAAACAAAGTGGATAGTATGAGCTAGGAAAGGAAACACAGGACCTAACAGTCATGGAAGCCAGatcctgtttctgttttcctcatttccCTCTAGGTGGTATTGAAAGCGGGGGCAGCACTTGGATCTTTACTAGGTCATGAGCAGGTTGAGGGGTTGTCTTCAGCTTTTGACCTTCCTTCTCCTGTGGAGGCATTAGCTGGAGAGCAGAGTCCCAGCAGGAGGCGGTTGGCTGTTTGGGTGGCATTTACTGCCCGAACAGCTATGCCCTGTCTCCTCCAGGGAAAAGGTGGCAACTGCATAGAGCTTGTCCTTTCAGTGGGATCTGCCTCGTGGACTGCTGTTTGTACTGTGCTGCCACAGAGATGTCAGGTACAGAGCAGAGCTGAAAGCTGAGGTTAGGAGGGGTGAGACACGTTATGTGAGGTGCCAGAGGGCACAGGAAGGAACAGTCTGTGGCAGCATCAAAGCACTGTGCTTCTGTGTTGgccagggagagagaggaggaaacgGTACTACTTTGGCCTTGCAGAGGCAGCTGTTGCTGGATCCAGGATCCCTGTCCCGCAGGTGATTTTGTGGAGCAAATCCTAAATTCTTACAGCTTTTTGCTAATGAGAATtcagttgtttttaaattaaaacaagctGGAGAAGTCTCTTTAAGTTCAATGCAGTAGAAGATGTGGAGAGCCAATatgcttgtttttgtttggatACAATCTAAAAATTTATCACTGGATGTAGGAACTAAAATTGTCTGATTaccatttagaaagaaaactagtcattttagtatttattttctccttttcaagTTTATTGGATTGGCAGAGGAGACATTACAATGCAGTCAATAATATTGATTTCATTAGCAGTCATTAATGGTATTGTGTTGTACACAGCAAGTccctccagatttttttttttttttcagttggagcTTGTGTCATACAAAACAGAAGGACTGCCCCTCATGGGAGAATTAAAATTTAAGCAAAATTGCATTCCAAGCTAAATTGAGATCTCCccacatttgtttatttttttattgtttttaatggtGCTTGACTTCATGAGAGATCTATAGGCTAACTCTTCTTTACAGTATCTCCAGCAGCATGGCTCTGGTCTGTAATAAGACTGGATGCAGTTTCAAAAGTCCTTTTCCACTCTTCCTTTCTATAAGCCTGTTTAGTTTTAATGTTTATTCATTTAGAGTTGGGAATTATTCAAAGCAGCTGAACTGCTGATGCTCAGTGGAAGGAGACCTCCTGTATCATTATtgttttgttggatttttttcaccCCATGGACCTCAGAAGAAATCCTTGTGTCAGATTACATAGCCTGTGAATCAACCTTTTTAGCTGGTAGAGCTCTTCTGAGTATTTATTTATACGATCTtgctgggaagaagaaaggaagcttTTCCACAGCATATTGTGACATGTCTGTATCTCTGGCCAGTTCCTCCCAGGTGCTCCTTGAGCTgagcctgctctgctcttgAGTTTTGTTTGAAGGAGGTTGGCAGAGTAATGAAATGTTTCCTGCAAAACAGAGCCCTTCCACACACTGCCACAAACCACCAGAGACTACTCAAGCACGACTTCTTGCTACTGACTAAGGTCAGGTGCCTGTGTTTCAGAGGGCCTCAGCTCAGCTTTGTTGTTCCCATGGACTCGTGTGTTTGGGTTCCCAGTGCTGCAGGAGCCTTTTTACAGCATTTCTCTTGGATGAATGAAGTACTTGCTGTTTACACTAAGTTTTAGAAAAGTCAtcttaataaaacattaaagtATGGGCTTAGGCAACTGATCCTTGAAACTGCCTTGCCTGTAAATTGACACTCTCTTTTAGCTTACTCTTAGCTCATTGTCCTTCTTGACTTCaattctcttttgctttctaatgtaatttttttttgaaaatgctgtcatCATTGGTGGCATCTCTTGAAAACTGGGATTCAGAGTTACAATTCTATTGGCAGCAGGAGAGCAAAGATATCTTACAGTCAGTTGGTGAACCCCAGGTAAGTTTTCAGATGTTCTGCTTTCAGATGTTCTGTTAGCAGCAGCCTTTGTAGTGCTCGGCAGCTTTAAGTGTGTGTTTAGGGGCACTTCTGTGATTTGGAGGAGGCTGCATGAGTTGCAGTGTGGAACACATGGCTATAGAGAACTCTGTCTTTTTGGCATGCTATTATAGTCGCTGTGATGCTGCCCTTATTTCATAGAAAATCTCCACTGTATGACAACTGCTTCCTGCATGCTCCAGATGGACAGCCCCTGTGCACTTGTGATCGCAAGAAGGCTCAGTGGtatctggacaaggggatcggAGGTAAGCATACCAATTTTCCTGTCGGTATTTGAAATAcagcttgcttgtttgtttgttttgccttgtTTCTTACGTAACTGggcattaatttttttgtatccTTTCTTATTGGAAATACTGTTGGGGATTCACTAGGATGAATCCTATGTTTTAGGATCGTTATTTTagctttcaaatgcaaatttgtCTTGAATGTTCTCTATTTGCCTTTACCCTTTCAGAGCTAGTTAGCACAGACCCATTTGTTGTGAAGCTGCGGTTTGAGCCTTCAGGACGTCCTGAGTCTCAAGTTGATTATTACCTGACAGTCAAAGAGAACCTGTGTGTTGTATGTGGCAAGCGAGAGTCCTATATCCGGTGAGTTGTTTAGTGGTATAGGAGGAAAATCCATCTTTTAAAACAGGACTGAGGTCTGCATCTAGTTTGGCATCCGGAAGCATGGTTAGTGGCCTGAAACATCATGCTTGTTCACAGCCTGGATGGGCTACCGCTATTTGAATGCTCTGTAGTCATATGTTTCTGGGTAAGTTTGACACTGAACAGGCCAGCATTTCCTCTTACAGAGGCAGGAGGTGTCAGCCCTTGCAGAGAACAAAGCGTATGGAATGTGTATGTGCTGCAGTTTGAATGACAGGGGGCAGCAGTATGCCAACACACACTGTTCTGATGGCATCTCCTTCTGAAAATAGTTGTACTATTCCTTCCACTACTTAATCCTTGTATTTTTGAAAGGTTTAGGTGAGCCTAAAACCCATGAGGTCACAAAGGGTGAGATTTTTGTCTTCACAGCTGCTACTGTTTGAGAGGTATGCTTCTCATAGtgcattgctttatttttttgttacagtATGAATcactttatgtttttttaaatggaagcaATGAATTTTTagacggggaaaaaaaaagaggaacgCAGCAAACCTGTAGAGAGaagtacaaataaaaagaagttgCAGAACCTGTTGCTGCATTGAGGGTCCTGACCCTGGTGATCTTTGTTTTCCTGGACTTTTAGTATTAGTTGACGCTTTGTGGGCCAGGAAGAGGAGGAACTGCGGAGTAGCAGCTCCAGGCAAATGTAATGAGCTGGCTGGTTTGTCTTCCCTAGGAAGAACATTGTTCCTCACGAATACCGAAGACACTTTCCTATCCAGATGAAGGACCACAATTCCCATGATGTGCTCCTACTCTGCACGTCCTGCCATGCCATCTCCAATTACTATGACAACCATCTCAAGCAGCAGCTGGCTGAGGAGTTTGGTGCTCCCATCGGCTCTGAGGAAGGCGTGCGTCTGCTGGAGGATCCTCTACGCAGGCAAGTGCGCTCGGGGGCCCGAGCCCTGCTGAATGCAGACAGCCTGCCTGACTCCCGAAGGGCAGAACTTCTGCAAAGCATCAAGGACTTCTTTAACACAGAGGTAGTCACCCCAGAGATGCTTCAGGAAGCAGCTGGTCTGGAAACCAGGTATAACAAGCCCAACAGTAGATGTAGCGTTTTAGTCATTTATGTTGGCATATAAGTTCAACAAAAAGTTGTTTATGCACAGAGCCTTGGGTCAATAGTACtgtagcaaaataaaagaaaattcagcaggATTTGCAGAGCTGAGGATCACACATGCTgatttccctcccctcccaaagCCTTTTAGTGAAAATAAGACAAAACCTCTTGCTGGTGTCCTTGGGATATTGAGGTATCTTCCCTGAAATAATGGTGTCAAGTTAAGGAGTGTCTGAATTTGAGACTACTAGGAGTTCATCTGCACAGGAAAAATGAGTCTCTAAAAGCATAACTTTATCACTTGTATAAGCCTGCAGAGTCTGGATTCATAGTACTTTGATACATTTAACTAGAAAGCAAGGATAGGAAGAAGCTAATTGTTTGTGCTGTAGCTTAAGGCTCTAAGCAGACAAGCACACTCTGCATTTCTTActgtgtttttggttttgtttaccCTCTTCTCCCCTCAACCCAGCAGTGGTCTGTGAACTGCAGCTCttgtttcttcccctctttccctttcttttctagCAATCTCGTTCGGTTCTTGCTCTCTGTCTTCTCCTCCGCTATTTTATACTTCTTTTAAAGGACAAATCAGGGAGGGAGACTGAAAGACAATCATATCAgaaatcctcttcctcctctttctcaaaGCCTCCCCAAATATCTTTTCTTAACTAGTATCTGGTCTCTGTCTGCAGGAAGTCAGTATTTTCTCCTTGTTATGCTCACTGTTGTTTGTAATGTGCCAATGTTAGAACCTATCCAGACAGGGAATTCAGTGGCAGGATCAGGACTCTGGAGTGTCATATAGTTCTTGCCTTGAGAAATTTGCAATCTGTCTCCTGAGGAGCTTGTAATGGACCTTGAGAGCTTTGTTTAGCATTGCTATAAAAGAACACTTTCTCAGTTCAAAGAAACCAGCTTCCCAGTGTGACTGTGTTCCAGAAAACAGTCTGGCGTTGAAGCAAAGCTTAAAACTCTCCCTCTTGGTTAGCTTACCGTGTGTCTGTAATTAAACTCTGCAGTTGAAAGCATCTTCAGTGTCTTGCTGTTCATTGGAGACAGGTCTAGAGCCTGACAGTGGGTTTGTGTGAAAATAAACTCTGCTTGTGTCCTGGCAGGATCTGCAATGAGAGCTACATGCCACATGGACTGAAGGTGGTGCAGTGTTTTGCTAAAGGAGGCCTGCGCTCCCTTATGCAGTTGGAGAGACGCTGGCGGCAGCATTTCTTGGACAGCATGCAGCCCAAGCACCTCCCAGAGCAGTGGTCAGTGGACCATAACCACATGAAGCTGATCCGAAAGTATGGGGAAGATCTTCAGATTGAGCTGTCGTGAAACTAGCTTCCTGGACTCTAGATAGTGTCTAATGGATATATGTAACTGAAGGTGGAAGgactgtttttatttctatgtctCCACTAACACCTGGGCCTGGGTTTGCAAACAGGCAGCAGTAGATCTGCCAGATTTGGTGTTTTTATAGAGTTAAATCTGTTGACTTGAATTTTCAGGGGGTTTGGAATTTTTAATCCTAGTATTGTCACTGCCTGGTTCAGTGCAAGAGTGATATGCTAAGGGAACTTGTCTTCTCAAAGTGACTATGGAAAGTTATTTTCTAACCCCCAGGATGTCTGATGCCTCCAGACTATCTCTCTTGACACAGAGCACAATATAGGAACATTTCCAGGTTTTCTGACAAATACATCTGTGCCCTTGGCTGCACTTTGAGAGTCTCCTGATAAAAGTCTCTCTTTGCTTTCAGTGCAGTTGTATTCATATGAGTTCTTCTCAGAGAAGACTCCCTGCCAGACAGAGATTCCATGTTTGGAAGTGGCAAAGAAAccttacctttctttttttgcagattCTGAGCTGTATCAGCATTGCAGATAGACCTCAGTGAGTTTCCTGGTGGCAGTTGCCTGATGGGAAGCAACACTCTGACTCTGGCAGTGTGGAAGGACCCGTGTCAAGTCTTTTCTTAAACAGCTTGCAGCAATGCACAGTCtataaaaaaatgttctttcctaATTCCACTTGTTTATCATGAATAGCTCTTGCGGGTACCTTTTCATGTCAGACTGAAAGAAGGTTGGGTGTCTTAAAAGGGATGAGAGGAAACAAATGTCATTTAAAGACCAGCATCTTTTTAAGAGGTCAGACCACATGTggcagaaaactggaaaatctGGCGTTCTGTTCCTGGATTTGACATGTGTGGTGGTGAGCAGGTCATACTCTCTCCATGCCTGTTTCCCTGTCTCTAAAATGGGACTAATAATACTTAACTATCTCACAAGGGTGTTGTGAGGCTTAATTAATTCATGtttttgtaaaatgctttgaaaatacaagCTAGTGTGtgttcattattactgttgtttttttaaaatgtgttgctgTCTTACTTTCTTAAATATCCATGTTTTTTGCCTGTTGCTAGACCTTAGTGAAatagaactttttaaaaatacatagcCCTTTCTGTGAAATCACTTTTGATGATTTTGATTGCATGATATGAGTGTGCTTCTCCTGAATGATGAAGCTGTGCTCAACTTTTATAGGTCTCTCTAAAGACCCTTCAGTAAAACCCTTACCGTACTTCACACTACTGCATATAGCACAGTTGACCCATATTTTATTATAACATCTGGGCAGAATCCTGGGCCTGCTGTGATCATGGCTGAAACTTTCCCTTATCAGATAATTCAAGAAATTTCAGAGGCCAGGGGTGAAAAACCTGTTTGTAGCAGAGACCGTTTGAGATAAGTAGGAGCTGTGGAGAAATGGTATGTTAATGCCATAACAGAGGAGCTGCAGTAACAGCCTAAGCACAAGGAATCGAAGATTCATGATATATACTACTTATCACAGAGCTGCAAATGAGACCATTTTCTCATTATAAGGGCAATTCTATTCCTTTCCTGTGCCACTGATGGGTCTTAACAAAAACTGATCTAGCCAAATGTGTCCTGTCTCTATGCTCATTCACACAGCTGCTTATAATCTCTGCAAGAATCAGCAAGAACCTCCTGCAGCTTGGATGTAACTATTTCTCTCCAAAGCATTTTGAGCATGTGTTCAGATAGTACTATCTCCTGTCTTCAGTGCCATCTGATCAGTGTGGCGAGAGATCTTTGCATGGCTCAGAAACTCCGTTTCAACAATCAGGAGTAAAAGGTGTCCATCTCAATTCttcattctgctttgttttttctccttgttctgATGTAGGAACTCCTGATAAAGCTGTCCTTGTTTGATGGAACCAATGGGATGACCACAGGGctgctgtcttttctgtttgttgagATAAGAAAATGATGTTGAGACAAGAATTGGACTACACATCCTCTAAATTTAACGAATCAGTGGTATCATTGAagagttttgtgggttttttttccagatcactTGTTCAGAAATAGGAATTTGCAAGGAAAACttcctttataaatattttcttaactAAGATTCTTTGTTGTTTGTAAGATATCCTTAAGTTGCATCATTTTAAGTCAACCTgaaagaggaggggaagtgaTATATTTATTGTGCagaaatagattatttttatatgattaTGATTTTAAATTCTGCCAGTCTATAGGTAAAACTTTCTTGTATGTCTTCATCGCTAATTGTCACACTCAGTAAAAATTTGCTGTTTTACCAGACTTAACCACTGCtgaagctctttttttctttttcacatgcctgctttttctcttctttccctgtgtCTCACCCTGTCCTTACAAGTCCATTGTTCCTTACAGTAACACCTGGACCTCACCCTCTGAGTTTCCCTTTCCTGTGACTTCCCTATCTGTCTGAGATGAGCTGTGGAAGAGCTGGCAGCAATACTGTACTTCGAAGTAGTGCGATAGCAGATTTGCTCAGGTATACTTGACTTGTTGTTCTGAGGCTCTCAGTGGATTCAGGTGCTGTCCTTGGCCTGGTCGTGTTGGTCAGTCATGATGGCTACAgatctacatttttttttaaacaaaaacttaGATTTTGCTCAACCTGAGCATTCATCTAGGTTGCCCCAAGTATCTTACCTATACTAGGACCCTCCTGCACTAAACCATGCACATCCATTTTTGTCTGCCGAGAGAGAGAATTGCCATGCCCCTCTGTGTGGGCTGGCTTTCACAAcatgggatttttctttccatcgGTTGTCACTTTATGTCTGTAAGTTTGCCCAAGGTACACTGCCAGAGATGGAGGAAATTTTCCCTTTTACCTGGTACTTGATGCCACCTGCCTCAAATTGGTTCTTGCAGGTTAGTGGGGAGCATGCTCCAGCTGCTTAGGTCCCCAGACCTGTCTTGGCTTATGAATTCCCTGCAGAATTTGTCTCCATCCTTTTTGTTTCAGGTGTTTTGCCCATGTGAAACAGATGTGCTTTTCTAAGAATGCGACTGGGTACATGTTTCCAGAGACGGTCCTCTGGACCAGGAGTACCAACAGCCCCTGTGGGAGGTTAGCTTGCctttccccatgggctgcaaaCTGGTTTCTGTCTTCCCAAACACTACagtttgcctttttcttggctttgcaGTAACTTAGACACTATTGCAAGGTGCAGGAATTACCAGCCGAGCAGCATTTTTGATAGTCTGGTAGTTGGAGATGCAGTAAGCGCTGCATTTCTGAGCAAACCGTACATGACATGTTAATTATGCCGCTGACAGACTTGGCATTTGGAGTGCCTTGGTTTCCCTCCTTTGACAGTCTTTAAAGGTCCCAGCTGTCACATCCATGACTGACAGGACTGAAGACAACATATCCCTGTGGGCTtcttacatttttctctgtttggtATTCACTAATGGCAGGGATGGGAAGCTGTCTTCCTGTTGCATTTCTATTGCTCTGGCTCCCTAGGGAGTATCTGAACTCCACGCTATCTGTAAggtggttttggtggggtttattatttttttttcagtgaaggcAACGTGGTTAGCCTTGAGAAGTACCTCATTGCCCTGGCCCTGTGCCCAAATGCCTTTGAGGAACTGGGCCTTTTGCACGTGCAGAGGCAGCCTCTGTAATGAGGAGTCATCAGGAGCCCTCGCCAGTGTGCAGTGTTCTGTACTGATGTAGAGACACCTCTAGTCTTAACCAGTAGGTCAGTTCCCATCCCTGCTCCTTGATCTCGTCCTTCCTTCAGGCCTCCGCAGTAGACCAGACCTATACTGCCTTCTTCATTCCCAGAGTCCGACACAAACTGCATCCCCTTGATGTTCTTTGGGAATAAGGGCCGTTTAAAAGCCCTTTCTCTCATTTCTACGCAGTGCTGTGTTATTGGCATAAGGGCTTTTCCCCACCCTCAGGGGTACACTGttctggagaaagagagaggcagTTTGAGGTAAGTGCAAAGAAGATGTATCCAGCTTTCTCTGTGAGTTATTAAGGGAGCCACAGTGTGCCCTCTTGTATTAGCCCTGCATCAAGGGAGTTTTGCTTTTACAGGTAGAGAGGGTAATGCAAGAGAGCCAACATGGTTAAGCaaagtaaggggaaaaaaaaaacccaaaagccaaATAAACATACATGGAACATAATTTCCCATATTCAAAAGAGATTCCTCTATCACTGTGAATTCCACCATGAAGAGCAGGCAGCTGTGGCAAGGATTTTCTGCACCAAGGTTAGTGCTGCATCCTGTCTTCCCACTTAACTATCGCAGTGCTTGTTTCTGCCTTGTATTAGCCAGAGTGATACTACCTGGGGTCTCAGTGGTGTTGGTCGCCAGGAAACAGAGCAAAACCgtctttcttttattatttttctttgcaagctATTGGATAAGTTCAGTTTCTGAGATGGGGGGAGtaaagagaactgaaaaaaaggatgGAGGCTTTTACTGTAAAATAGAGATGTCATCTTCAGATAACAAGAAACCATTTCCTTGTACAGGAAAAACTCCAGCTTCAGCTGTAGATGATATAAAATATGGCTTCTATctttctttgcttaaaaaatggaaagattGTGCAGTGGTTAAGgagcaaaaaagagaaaacatttatataTCTCAGCACAAATGTGACAAGTCTTGGAAAAAGGTACGAGGCAGCTGTCAGAAATGCAGGCTTAAGAGAAAAACTGCCTGTCCAAACTCCCTCcacaaaaagctgctgctctAAGAAGCTGTTTTGCATGTAGTGTGCTCTGTGGGGATCTGACATGTATCTGTTTCACATTGATTAACAGCAGATCTTTTCCAACTGATTGTCCTTTGAAAAATGCCAAACAGTACTTTGCATCAGCTGAGATCTGCCAGTcactcttccctttttcctctgtgcCCTGACTCTGTCCAGGACTTTTAGCcgtaaataaaagcagagagacTGACTGCTGGTGGCATGTGAAAATGGGAGTGGCACCCCCTTTCAAGGcaccaagaataaaaaaaaaaaatcattatccCTACTTGCCTGGCAAAAGCTATGGTTACAGGGGAGAAAACTGCCTTCAAGTGCATGTTCTGTGCAGGAAAGCCATGGGTGGTGCTGAGTATTAGACCCTCAAGAATACCCaggtatctttctttttttctctgacttgtAAACGGGCATTAGGACTCCAAATGCCGCTGGGCTCTGGCCCCATT comes from Haliaeetus albicilla chromosome 5, bHalAlb1.1, whole genome shotgun sequence and encodes:
- the EXD2 gene encoding exonuclease 3'-5' domain-containing protein 2 isoform X1; its protein translation is MPKQTAVTITLATLLGVAVGGLVLWKATQRRKGKACCSSQQEEAVTNSGDEKLIKAEDKEVLSFFRSPTFSWVERTLGADIVIVSEQEEWDRVEPLLKKELEKWPVLGIDCEWVSVEGKANPVSLLQMASSSGLCILVRLPRLVSSGQTIPKTLLDIMADSAVLKVGVGCWEDACKLLHDYGLPVKGSVDLRYLAMRQRKDLLHNCLSLKSLAENVLNCPLDKSPHVRCSNWEAEELTQDQVLYAARDAQVSVALFFHLLGFTSLPATSEGENSAAAWENVLGKCRGLVDIPFRGRRSGSTGEEKSGEGRSPQKTKNRKSSVNSQSSGSQQVRDPRRQKRKPLGVGYSARKSPLYDNCFLHAPDGQPLCTCDRKKAQWYLDKGIGELVSTDPFVVKLRFEPSGRPESQVDYYLTVKENLCVVCGKRESYIRKNIVPHEYRRHFPIQMKDHNSHDVLLLCTSCHAISNYYDNHLKQQLAEEFGAPIGSEEGVRLLEDPLRRQVRSGARALLNADSLPDSRRAELLQSIKDFFNTEVVTPEMLQEAAGLETRICNESYMPHGLKVVQCFAKGGLRSLMQLERRWRQHFLDSMQPKHLPEQWSVDHNHMKLIRKYGEDLQIELS
- the EXD2 gene encoding exonuclease 3'-5' domain-containing protein 2 isoform X3, producing the protein MICVYYLNFRHRSPTFSWVERTLGADIVIVSEQEEWDRVEPLLKKELEKWPVLGIDCEWVSVEGKANPVSLLQMASSSGLCILVRLPRLVSSGQTIPKTLLDIMADSAVLKVGVGCWEDACKLLHDYGLPVKGSVDLRYLAMRQRKDLLHNCLSLKSLAENVLNCPLDKSPHVRCSNWEAEELTQDQVLYAARDAQVSVALFFHLLGFTSLPATSEGENSAAAWENVLGKCRGLVDIPFRGRRSGSTGEEKSGEGRSPQKTKNRKSSVNSQSSGSQQVRDPRRQKRKPLGVGYSARKSPLYDNCFLHAPDGQPLCTCDRKKAQWYLDKGIGELVSTDPFVVKLRFEPSGRPESQVDYYLTVKENLCVVCGKRESYIRKNIVPHEYRRHFPIQMKDHNSHDVLLLCTSCHAISNYYDNHLKQQLAEEFGAPIGSEEGVRLLEDPLRRQVRSGARALLNADSLPDSRRAELLQSIKDFFNTEVVTPEMLQEAAGLETRICNESYMPHGLKVVQCFAKGGLRSLMQLERRWRQHFLDSMQPKHLPEQWSVDHNHMKLIRKYGEDLQIELS
- the EXD2 gene encoding exonuclease 3'-5' domain-containing protein 2 isoform X5 gives rise to the protein MGRVSVEGKANPVSLLQMASSSGLCILVRLPRLVSSGQTIPKTLLDIMADSAVLKVGVGCWEDACKLLHDYGLPVKGSVDLRYLAMRQRKDLLHNCLSLKSLAENVLNCPLDKSPHVRCSNWEAEELTQDQVLYAARDAQVSVALFFHLLGFTSLPATSEGENSAAAWENVLGKCRGLVDIPFRGRRSGSTGEEKSGEGRSPQKTKNRKSSVNSQSSGSQQVRDPRRQKRKPLGVGYSARKSPLYDNCFLHAPDGQPLCTCDRKKAQWYLDKGIGELVSTDPFVVKLRFEPSGRPESQVDYYLTVKENLCVVCGKRESYIRKNIVPHEYRRHFPIQMKDHNSHDVLLLCTSCHAISNYYDNHLKQQLAEEFGAPIGSEEGVRLLEDPLRRQVRSGARALLNADSLPDSRRAELLQSIKDFFNTEVVTPEMLQEAAGLETRICNESYMPHGLKVVQCFAKGGLRSLMQLERRWRQHFLDSMQPKHLPEQWSVDHNHMKLIRKYGEDLQIELS
- the EXD2 gene encoding exonuclease 3'-5' domain-containing protein 2 isoform X6; translated protein: MASSSGLCILVRLPRLVSSGQTIPKTLLDIMADSAVLKVGVGCWEDACKLLHDYGLPVKGSVDLRYLAMRQRKDLLHNCLSLKSLAENVLNCPLDKSPHVRCSNWEAEELTQDQVLYAARDAQVSVALFFHLLGFTSLPATSEGENSAAAWENVLGKCRGLVDIPFRGRRSGSTGEEKSGEGRSPQKTKNRKSSVNSQSSGSQQVRDPRRQKRKPLGVGYSARKSPLYDNCFLHAPDGQPLCTCDRKKAQWYLDKGIGELVSTDPFVVKLRFEPSGRPESQVDYYLTVKENLCVVCGKRESYIRKNIVPHEYRRHFPIQMKDHNSHDVLLLCTSCHAISNYYDNHLKQQLAEEFGAPIGSEEGVRLLEDPLRRQVRSGARALLNADSLPDSRRAELLQSIKDFFNTEVVTPEMLQEAAGLETRICNESYMPHGLKVVQCFAKGGLRSLMQLERRWRQHFLDSMQPKHLPEQWSVDHNHMKLIRKYGEDLQIELS
- the EXD2 gene encoding exonuclease 3'-5' domain-containing protein 2 isoform X4; translated protein: MIKSYNAVLSGSPTFSWVERTLGADIVIVSEQEEWDRVEPLLKKELEKWPVLGIDCEWVSVEGKANPVSLLQMASSSGLCILVRLPRLVSSGQTIPKTLLDIMADSAVLKVGVGCWEDACKLLHDYGLPVKGSVDLRYLAMRQRKDLLHNCLSLKSLAENVLNCPLDKSPHVRCSNWEAEELTQDQVLYAARDAQVSVALFFHLLGFTSLPATSEGENSAAAWENVLGKCRGLVDIPFRGRRSGSTGEEKSGEGRSPQKTKNRKSSVNSQSSGSQQVRDPRRQKRKPLGVGYSARKSPLYDNCFLHAPDGQPLCTCDRKKAQWYLDKGIGELVSTDPFVVKLRFEPSGRPESQVDYYLTVKENLCVVCGKRESYIRKNIVPHEYRRHFPIQMKDHNSHDVLLLCTSCHAISNYYDNHLKQQLAEEFGAPIGSEEGVRLLEDPLRRQVRSGARALLNADSLPDSRRAELLQSIKDFFNTEVVTPEMLQEAAGLETRICNESYMPHGLKVVQCFAKGGLRSLMQLERRWRQHFLDSMQPKHLPEQWSVDHNHMKLIRKYGEDLQIELS